The following are from one region of the Populus trichocarpa isolate Nisqually-1 chromosome 8, P.trichocarpa_v4.1, whole genome shotgun sequence genome:
- the LOC7469105 gene encoding protein FAR1-RELATED SEQUENCE 7 — protein sequence MEKRQHRRPPPPPPPLPFEIHTLDLEPDPPGHTQHMYKKGKKDMVFDSIPSFFNNIKSSNSDPYSEEYGNAVIVRAYPLGMARANSNFNVEDGRESGVEPHKGLEFDSADVAREFYNVYATRVGFRTRTGQLYRSRSDGSVSSRRFVCSKEGFQLSSRTGCPAFIRVQRRDSGKWVIDQMHKDHNHELGDVEESHPPVLQQKAPMGRKSSVEVSSRKKLKLLAEVDDGQPCSSGSISVKRVRTGADGQPLAEPYAGLVFTSADEAYNFYVRYADEAGFKTRIGQLFRSKNDGSITSRRFVCSKEGFQHPSRVGCGAFMRIKRQESGTWMVDRLQKDHNHDLEPHTGTHKKSSTASKKFIDEVNGGLDSLDLLEINNGVHFNSSQGNNIGSEWYRLLLDYFQSRQAEDTGFFYSVEVDNGVCMSIFWADGRSRFACSQFGDVIVVDTSYRKTNYLVPFATFVGVNHHKQPVLLGCALIANESKESFIWLFRTWLRAMSGCRPKSIIADQDMAIQQAIAHVFPGTRHRFSMWQIREKERENLRSMSTEFNYEYEKCIYESQTNAEFNTMWNALVNKYGLKENAWLKEMYEKRESWVPLYLRGTFFAGIPMNESMESFFGTFLNAETPLRDFIARYEQGLEQRREEERKEDFNSSNLQAYLQTKEPIEEQCRRLYTLRVFQIFQKELLQCYNYLGIKSYEEGTISRYSVRRCGNEIEKHMVTFSASNFDVSCSCQMFEFEGVLCRHVLRVFIMLDIREIPSCYLLHRWTRNAEHGIVCDVDSGVSFQELKALMVWSLRETACKYIESGTTSLEKYRLACDTMREGAKKICRHR from the exons ATGGAGAAGAGACAGCATCGAcgacctcctcctcctcctcctcccctcCCCTTCGAAATCCACACGCTTGATTTAGAGCCAGACCCACCAGGGCACACACAACACATGtacaaaaagggaaaaaaagatatGGTTTTCGACTCGATCCCCAGTTTCTTCAACAATATCAAAAG TTCAAATAGTGATCCTTACAGCGAGGAGTATGGGAATGCTGTGATTGTAAGAGCATATCCACTTGGTATGGCACGAGCGAACAGCAATTTCAATGTGGAGGATGGAAGGGAGTCTGGAGTTGAGCCGCATAAAGGGTTAGAGTTTGATTCGGCAGATGTTGCACGTGAGTTTTACAATGTGTATGCTACGCGTGTAGGATTCAGAACTAGGACTGGTCAACTATATCGATCGCGTTCTGATGGCTCTGTTTCTTCAAGAAGGTTTGTGTGCTCCAAGGAGGGTTTTCAACTAAGTTCTAGGACGGGTTGTCCTGCATTCATAAGGGTACAAAGACGGGATTCTGGAAAATGGGTCATTGATCAAATGCACAAGGATCACAATCATGAACTTGGAGATGTGGAGGAAAGCCATCCTCCGGTTTTGCAGCAGAAAGCTCCTATGGGTAGGAAATCATCAGTTGAGGTTTCTtcaaggaagaaattgaagttgcTTGCAGAAGTTGATGATGGACAACCATGCTCCTCTGGATCCATTAGTGTCAAACGGGTTAGAACAGGAGCCGATGGACAACCATTAGCTGAACCATATGCTGGTTTAGTGTTTACATCAGCTGATGAAGCATACAATTTTTATGTAAGGTATGCAGATGAAGCTGGATTCAAAACTCGGATTGGTCAGCTGTTTCGATCAAAGAATGATGGGTCAATTACATCCCGGCGATTCGTGTGCTCTAAGGAAGGATTTCAGCACCCTTCAAGAGTAGGCTGCGGGGCTTTTATGAGAATTAAGAGACAAGAATCTGGAACTTGGATGGTGGACCGTCTTCAGAAAGATCATAATCATGATCTTGAGCCACATACAGGAACTCATAAGAAAAGTTCCACAGCTTCAAAGAAATTTATAGATGAGGTAAATGGTGGACTAGACTCCTTGGATCTATTGGAGATCAATAATGGTGTCCATTTCAATAGCAGTCAGGGTAACAATATTGGAAGTGAATGGTACCGATTGCTTCTCGATTATTTTCAAAGTAGGCAAGCTGAAGATACAGGATTCTTTTATTCAGTGGAAGTTGATAATGGTGTTTGCATGAGTATTTTCTGGGCAGATGGCAGATCTAGATTTGCATGCAGTCAATTTGGTGatgttattgttgttgataCTTCATACAGGAAGACTAATTATCTGGTGCCATTTGCAACATTTGTCGGAGTTAACCACCACAAGCAGCCAGTGCTACTTGGGTGTGCTCTAATTGCCAACGAGTCTAAGGAGTCTTTCATCTGGTTATTTCGAACATGGCTTAGGGCAATGTCTGGGTGCCGTCCGAAGTCAATTATAGCTGATCAAGACATGGCAATCCAACAAGCGATTGCCCATGTTTTTCCTGGGACTCGTCATCGTTTTTCAATGTGGCAGATtagggaaaaggaaagagagaattTAAGGTCAATGTCCACTGAATTCAACTATGAATATGAAAAGTGCATCTATGAGAGCCAGACAAATGCTGAATTTAATACCATGTGGAATGCGCTTGTCAACAAATATGGTCTGAAGGAGAACGCATGGCTCAAAGAAATGTATGAAAAGCGTGAAAGCTGGGTTCCATTGTACCTCCGAGGTACTTTTTTTGCTGGTATTCCCATGAACGAAAGTATGGAATCATTCTTTGGTACATTCTTGAATGCTGAAACACCACTTCGAGACTTTATAGCACGATATGAGCAAGGCCTTGAGCAACGTCGCgaggaggaaagaaaagaggattTTAACTCCTCTAATTTGCAGGCTTATCTGCAAACAAAGGAACCAATAGAAGAACAATGTAGAAGGCTTTATACACTTCGTGTGTTCCAAATATTTCAGAAGGAACTTTTGCAATGCTATAATTATCTTGGAATAAAGTCTTACGAAGAAGGCACCATCAGCAGATATTCAGTGCGAAGATGTGGGAATGAGATTGAGAAACATATGGTTACTTTTAGTGCATCCAACTTCGATGTCAGTTGCAGTTGTCAAATGTTTGAATTTGAAGGTGTGCTGTGCAGGCATGTTTTGAGGGTCTTCATCATGTTGGACATAAGAGAAATTCCATCTTGCTACCTCTTACATCGGTGGACAAGAAATGCTGAGCATGGTATTGTTTGCGATGTTGACTCTGGGGTTAGCTTTCAAGAACTCAAGGCCTTAATGGTATGGAGTTTAAGGGAAACGGCCTGTAAATACATAGAGTCTGGGACAACATCTCTTGAAAAATACAGACTTGCCTGTGATACTATGCGAGAAGGTGCAAAAAAAATTTGCCGACATAGGTAA